One segment of Lachancea thermotolerans CBS 6340 chromosome E complete sequence DNA contains the following:
- the ENT4 gene encoding Ent4p (similar to uniprot|Q07872 Saccharomyces cerevisiae YLL038C ENT4 Protein of unknown function contains an N-terminal epsin-like domain): MSLLRTVRSFGQSQTEIKTKNATNDDEYSGATGSLMNEISVLTYSSRTLREITAVVRKRLSGNNRKSSHKNAVHILKTLTLTAYLINNGSNEFVAWIRSYVYLIDSLKEFTIGSRGQERMAVQIRSLASTLSVILRDDELLRQRRSDVTLFRSSISTPGRKSTDNSHLKFTQLSNRAEDLRNTRPTRSLDVGSRSYPRHSLDHARARVALDPLTEEEALDKENICPSVRSEQKFQEEGVFRRRGVTRLASNNPFR, encoded by the coding sequence ATGTCGCTTTTGAGGACTGTGAGAAGCTTTGGGCAGTCTCAGACGGAAATCAAGACCAAGAACGCAACCAATGATGACGAATACAGTGGAGCTACTGGGTCACTTATGAATGAGATTTCCGTTCTGACCTACAGCTCTCGGACATTAAGAGAGATAACCGCGGTGGTTCGCAAGCGCTTGAGCGGAAACAATCGCAAGAGCTCACATAAAAACGCTGTGCATATCCTGAAAACCCTCACCTTGACCGCGTATCTGATAAACAATGGTTCCAACGAGTTCGTGGCGTGGATTAGATCCTACGTGTACTTAATAGACTCACTGAAGGAGTTTACTATAGGGAGCAGAGGACAAGAGCGGATGGCCGTGCAGATTCGGAGCCTTGCTTCCACGCTCTCAGTGATACTCAGGGACGACGAATTACTGCGGCAGCGGCGCAGCGACGTAACACTATTCCGGTCGAGTATATCGACGCCCGGACGAAAGTCCACCGACAACAGCCACTTGAAATTCACTCAGCTGAGCAACCGAGCAGAGGATCTCCGCAATACAAGACCTACGCGAAGCCTGGATGTCGGCAGCCGGTCATATCCACGCCATAGTCTGGACCACGCGAGGGCTCGGGTAGCGCTGGACCCGTTGaccgaagaagaagccttggacaaggaaaacataTGCCCTTCTGTGCGCTCCGAACAAAagttccaagaagaaggcgtgTTCAGGCGTCGGGGTGTAACGAGGCTGGCTTCAAACAACCCTTTTAGATAG
- the PRP19 gene encoding E3 ubiquitin-protein ligase PRP19 (similar to uniprot|P32523 Saccharomyces cerevisiae YLL036C PRP19 Splicing factor associated with the spliceosome contains a U-box a motif found in a class of ubiquitin ligases), giving the protein MFCAISGKPPKTASFSPSSKCVFEKSLIEAYVAENGIDPISKEPLQIDQLVEIAKAPEQYAMSNSVNSPSLNSNYSIPNLLSALQDEWDAVMLENFQLRQQIEASKKELSTALYRCDAAMNVAARATMEADKLKQELNILTTNLAPAKAQDTQLPSAEQGLVSELPRDLVAELGARSRNFAAESRKIKFSAPSCSEMTRASDVEPVNIPKGEARIAAAFIDGNIANGKLISFYNADGDCYVCSAASSWKGYQNVTFEGNALISYAAPLNAAEMIVGTQDGRHGIYDLNTEKISTAFHSNDESPVVFALGLQEVYGGSYIAINARGRILYVVPEERHVFDAEVDSFPTEFAHIHKDGLLIAQANSAQLIVRDLTNLHEKPIHYLHDVEKEGEITSARFASNGYWLIVSAQKALKVFDLRKTPNTLAADPILFENETLKAWDIEPSMKILFTVTEDANGTNLIRRYRFTKASKSWTLESSINCEDLLEVKEVHGLSYLWDQASGFLKVQNGNELITVRV; this is encoded by the exons ATGTTCTGTGCGA TTAGCGGGAAGCCCCCGAAGACTGCATCTTTTTCCCCAAGTTCCAaatgtgtttttgagaaatcGTTGATAGAGGCTTACGTTGCGGAAAATGGCATTGACCCTATCAGTAAGGAGCCTTTGCAAATTGACCAACTAGTGGAGATAGCTAAGGCTCCAGAGCAGTACGCTATGTCAAATTCGGTGAACTCCCCAAGCTTGAATTCGAACTACAGCATACCGAACCTGTTATCGGCATTACAAGACGAATGGGATGCAGTGATGCTGGAAAATTTCCAGCTCAGACAACAGATTGAGGCGAGCAAGAAAGAGTTGTCGACGGCACTCTACAGGTGCGATGCTGCCATGAACGTTGCAGCAAGGGCTACGATGGAAGCTGATAAATTAAAGCAGGAGCTTAACATCTTGACCACTAACTTAGCGCCCGCGAAAGCACAAGACACCCAGTTACCTTCTGCCGAACAAGGTCTAGTATCGGAGCTACCGCGCGACCTAGTGGCGGAGCTGGGGGCGCGGTCTAGAAACTTTGCTGCAGAAAGCCGGAAGATAAAGTTTAGCGCGCCTTCATGTTCTGAAATGACAAGGGCGAGTGACGTCGAACCGGTAAACATACCCAAGGGCGAAGCGCGCATTGCTGCAGCATTCATAGATGGGAACATTGCGAATGGAAAACTTATCAGCTTTTACAACGCGGATGGTGACTGCTACGTATGCTCTGCAGCTAGTAGCTGGAAAGGGTATCAGAACGTCACCTTTGAGGGAAATGCCCTTATTTCTTACGCAGCGCCGCTGAATGCAGCAGAAATGATCGTTGGTACACAAGATGGCCGTCATGGCATTTACGATCTCAACACTGAGAAGATCTCGACGGCATTTCATAGCAACGATGAAAGCCCTGTAGTTTTTGCGTTAGGGTTGCAGGAGGTGTACGGAGGTTCATATATCGCCATAAATGCCAGGGGGCGGATACTTTATGTTGTTCCAGAAGAAAGACATGTGTTTGATGCGGAAGTGGACTCTTTCCCCACCGAGTTTGCTCACATTCACAAAGATGGTCTGTTAATAGCGCAAGCAAACAGCGCACAGCTTATTGTCCGAGACCTAACAAATTTGCACGAAAAGCCTATCCATTACTTACACGATGTGGAAAAGGAAGGGGAAATTACTTCGGCAAGGTTTGCTTCTAACGGATATTGGCTTATTGTGTCCGCTCAGAAGGCGCTGAAAGTTTTCGACCTAAGAAAGACACCTAACACTTTGGCGGCTGACCCgattctttttgaaaacgaaaccttgaaagcttGGGATATAGAGCCCAGCATGAAGATTCTTTTCACTGTCACTGAAGACGCAAACGGTACAAATTTGATACGGCGTTATAGGTTCACAAAAGCGTCCAAAAGCTGGACCCTAGAATCAAGCATAAACTGTGAGGATCTCCTAGAGGTCAAAGAGGTTCATGGCTTGTCTTATCTGTGGGACCAAGCGTCGGGCTTCCTGAAGGTCCAGAACGGGAACGAGCTCATCACTGTGAGGGTTTAG
- the OCA5 gene encoding Oca5p (similar to uniprot|P38738 Saccharomyces cerevisiae YHL029C Cytoplasmic protein required for replication of Brome mosaic virus in S. cerevisiae which is a model system for studying replication of positive- strand RNA viruses in their natural hosts) produces MTDRKTLVHSHLHWRNVKRKHWQKDLVAKVVELIKVGDHDALALVARTAGIPPQLRKHVWPVLLKFHPMVVSPNIMSNTLVWDSQHQKWHYHPEIRSEDEIRDQMAHDLGKYFHKRTSAGKRAQSAASGPGAAPGGDLSPLPPGQQRVVAALQQCILKFLQKWAQFFKYESGLAWIALALAEWCPLDGGEDVLPGKRHGAPVNLYHEYFLPEEIRDQLPSESEFAFDELFERLVLVILHSPDIPKAERLARAESEMTSVLQYYPVISGGDLSFQCQLFFKVFSVILPELYQPVSDEETLRPSKKTNWMYWWFKCSGARVFHKQDRARIWDTLLGWRPHPRSLNFYLNYNSKLFDHLYSTRTSSALDSEFFHKICKYGHDAFWFPDLDSLSLGSQDLKCDFQVLSELVRRNKYDNSDDELEITPKNNGTVGSKIKKGVEIPFSLLDPHVQLIFIYMAILQQHEFKLLEFEEAEISEFFNNVPSLSRADDHNYRSLYEEEIESRSVSSSETEPEDLFKRPGSSASTPHMLIEVGDDDKASKSFDDLYNLAGDIWRKWIWRELEDNAGT; encoded by the coding sequence ATGACCGACCGCAAAACGCTGGTGCACTCGCACCTGCACTGGCGCAATGTCAAGCGCAAGCACTGGCAGAAAGATCTCGTGGCCAAGGTCgtcgagctcatcaaggTGGGCGACCACGACGCGCTGGCCCTTGTTGCCCGAACCGCCGGGATCCCGCCGCAGCTCCGCAAGCACGTGTGGCCCGTCCTGCTCAAGTTCCACCCCATGGTCGTGTCGCCCAACATCATGTCCAACACGCTGGTGTGGGACTCGCAGCACCAGAAGTGGCACTACCACCCGGAAATCAGGTCCGAGGACGAGATCCGCGACCAGATGGCCCACGACCTGGGCAAGTACTTCCACAAGCGCACGTCCGCCGGCAAAAGGGCGCAGTCCGCCGCGAGCGGCCCCGGCGCCGCTCCCGGTGGCGACCTCTCGCCTCTACCTCCCGGCCAGCAGCGCGTGGTGGCGGCGCTGCAGCAGTGCATTCTCAAGTTTCTCCAGAAGTGGgcccagtttttcaagtacGAGAGCGGCCTGGCGTGGAtagcgctggcgctggccGAGTGGTGCCCGCTGGACGGTGGCGAAGACGTGCTCCCCGGAAAACGCCACGGCGCGCCCGTCAACCTGTACCACGAGTACTTTCTGCCCGAGGAGATCCGCGACCAGCTGCCGAGCGAGTCCGAGTTCGCGTTCGACGAGCTCTTCGAGAGGCTCGTCCTGGTGATCCTGCACTCTCCCGACATCCCCAAGGCCGAGCGTCTGGCGAGGGCCGAGTCGGAGATGACCTCCGTGCTGCAGTACTACCCCGTCATATCGGGCGGCGATCTGTCCTTCCAGTGCcagctgttcttcaaggtcttCTCTGTCATCTTGCCCGAGCTCTACCAGCCAGTCAGCGACGAGGAGACGCTGAGACCctccaaaaaaacaaactgGATGTACTGGTGGTTCAAATGCTCTGGCGCTCGCGTGTTCCACAAGCAAGACAGGGCTAGAATATGGGACACGCTGCTGGGATGGAGGCCACACCCCCGGTCCCTCAATTTCTATCTGAATTACAACTCAAAGCTATTTGACCACCTCTACTCTACAAGGACGTCTTCAGCCCTCGACTCCGAGTTTTTCCACAAAATATGCAAGTACGGGCACGACGCGTTTTGGTTCCCGGACCTCGACTCTTTGAGCCTGGGGTCCCAGGACCTAAAATGCGATTTCCAGGTGCTCTCGGAGCTGGTGCGTCGCAACAAGTACGACAACTCAGACGATGAGCTCGAGATAACTCCCAAGAATAACGGGACAGTGGGCAGCAAGATAAAGAAGGGCGTGGAAATCCCCTTTTCGCTCCTCGACCCCCACGTCCAGCTGATCTTTATTTACATGGCCATTTTGCAGCAGCACGAGTTCAAGCTTCTGGAGTTCGAGGAGGCTGAAATTTCagagttcttcaacaacgtgCCATCATTGTCTCGCGCTGACGACCATAACTACCGAAGTCTTtacgaagaagagattgagtCGCGGTCCGTGAGTTCAAGTGAGACCGAGCCAGAGGATCTATTCAAAAGGCCAGGATCCTCTGCCTCTACGCCGCACATGCTAATTGAAGTTGGAGACGACGACAAGGCCTCCAAATCCTTCGACGACCTATACAACCTGGCTGGTGATATATGGAGGAAGTGGATTTGGAGagagctggaagacaaCGCAGGCACCTGA
- the WSC4 gene encoding Wsc4p (some similarities with uniprot|P38739 Saccharomyces cerevisiae YHL028W WSC4 cell wall integrity and stress response component 4 Putative integral membrane protein containing novel cysteine motif. Similarity to SLG1 (WSC1) WSC2 and WSC3) → MNVRSRSPSRLAWSCVLLWACVSSFAAAAQTYCSSENTASTAAKWWQYQSNGWCSDECAGYSYAVLQGHNCWCSNTEPQSTTSVSDCSDTCPGYHEQCGNVDEGLFGYIYLGEASSTSSASSTVSSTASSVSSTASSVSSTASSTASSVSSAASSTASSVSSAASSTASSVSSAASSTSSSIITSSSTSSSTSSSTSSTSTSSSTSSEATSSATSPASSASSSSSSSSPPTSSEPSSTSSTTPTASSAAASASASTSASSSATPSTSSSVTSTPLTTSSSSTSQTSSSSSTLQTTSSSSTPQASSSAALSSTSPPSSSLKPTSSSRSSPRSSSTSFSQNMVTSILYSVQTVTASPAAGGTSDDRVFTTQIMTTVYATPSGQLPSLSSSSSNANANSRNSGGSGFWGSPGKVAGTFVAVGVVVFCLALLGFILWYRRRRRNEEDFEKRYNDVTAPAGSNTSIDPASAGSHAAFVYADEKGIEVPPTPVEKKETFTRLSQPASFTDNESGIPQDEGPVVVDQRLDPRQVFMHWENEGSKTSLADDVDYSRRVLRVINE, encoded by the coding sequence ATGAATGTCCGCAGCCGGAGTCCCTCGCGGCTGGCGTGGTCGTGCGTGCTGCTGTGGGCGTGCGTGAGCTCGTtcgcggccgcggcgcaGACGTACTGCTCGTCGGAGAACACAGCGTCCACGGCGGCCAAGTGGTGGCAGTACCAGAGCAACGGGTGGTGCTCTGACGAGTGTGCCGGGTACTCGTACGCGGTGTTGCAGGGCCACAACTGCTGGTGCTCGAACACGGAGCCGCAGTCGACGACGTCGGTGAGCGACTGCAGCGACACCTGTCCCGGGTACCACGAGCAGTGCGGCAACGTGGACGAGGGGCTGTTCGGGTACATATACCTGGGCGAGGCGAGCAGTACGAGTAGTGCGAGTAGCACTGTGAGCAGCACCGCGAGCAGTGTGAGTAGCACCGCGAGCAGTGTGAGTAGCACCGCGAGCAGCACCGCGAGCAGTGTGAGTAGCGCCGCGAGCAGCACCGCGAGCAGTGTGAGTAGCGCCGCGAGCAGCACCGCGAGCAGTGTGAGTAGCGCCGCGAGCAGCACGAGCAGCTCAATAATCACATCCAGTTCGACGAGCAGTTCGACGAGCAGTTCGACGAGCTCAACCAGCAcgagcagcagcacgaGCAGCGAAGCGACATCGAGCGCAACGTCGCCCGCCTCGTCCGcttcctccagctcttccagctcctcgCCCCCAACCTCGTCTGAGCCTTCGTCGACCTCGTCAACCACACCTACAGCCTCGTCCGCGGCAGCATCTGCTTCAGCCTCGACAAGCGCTTCGTCGTCTGCTACGCCGAGCACTTCGTCGTCTGTCACTTCTACTCCTCTGACCacctcgtcttcgtctaCTTCCCAAacctcctcgtcttcgtctaCCCTCCAGACTacctcgtcctcgtctaCTCCTCAGGCTTCCTCCTCCGCGGCTTTGTCCTCGACTTCTCCGCCCTCCAGCAGCCTCAAGCCCACAAGCTCGTCCCGCTCCTCCCCGAGATCGTCCTCGACCTCCTTCTCCCAGAATATGGTCACCTCCATACTCTACTCGGTCCAGACCGTGACGGCTTCTCccgccgccggcggcaCCTCCGACGACCGCGTGTTCACCACTCAGATAATGACCACCGTATACGCGACGCCCTCCGGCCAACTGCCGTCGCTGTCGAGCTCGAGTTCAAATGCAAACGCCAACTCGAGAAACTCTGGCGGATCGGGCTTCTGGGGGTCCCCGGGCAAGGTTGCCGGCACCTTCGTCGCCGTCGGCGTCGTGGTCTTCTGCTTGGCCCTTCTCGGGTTCATCTTGTGGTACCGCCGGCGCCGTCGGAACGAGGAGGACTTCGAAAAACGCTACAACGACGTCACAGCCCCCGCTGGCAGCAACACCAGTATCGACCCTGCTTCGGCAGGGTCCCACGCCGCGTTTGTCTACGCGGACGAGAAGGGCATAGAGGTTCCGCCTACGCCGgtggagaagaaggagacTTTTACCAGACTATCGCAGCCCGCCAGCTTCACAGACAACGAGAGTGGCATTCCTCAGGACGAAGGGCCCGTGGTCGTCGACCAGCGTCTGGACCCGCGCCAGGTGTTCATGCACTGGGAAAACGAGGGAAGCAAGACGTCGCTGGCTGACGATGTGGACTACTCAAGGAGGGTCCTTCGGGTAATTAACGAGTAA
- the RIM101 gene encoding alkaline-responsive transcriptional regulator RIM101 (weakly similar to uniprot|P33400 Saccharomyces cerevisiae YHL027W), with protein MAPLKDLLNEEEAPGYLSSPPSEDERKYWERSSCSSDSRSVSEASGSESDSGALLTCDWDSCGQKYAQPELLYHHLCQDHVGRKSQKNLQLNCRWGRCTTKTVKRDHITSHLRVHVPLKPFACSTCTKKFKRPQDLKKHLKVHLEDESVIRRRRGPKPSLKKVYKAAQRSPDAPVLPSISFEKFLADEMPHYKPYYTPQLGERLQTVLPPPSSVISAPGEVSAAGTPTFSRSPCSNPQDLRAAAGFFSTLSQDMHRRLPRLPHLNSVVPPAPVSPLTAASAPSRYPPVLQLPPIHASVPYPNVPYVSSRVDTSARLPHFNRAETYSLHQKNSGDQQGNETQEQIEELMSKLALESEEIDMADILLKVNTIRDYLMCALLEEEYEDEQDPSDFAPSGTSSETANQGAPVEPRPLSKYPTVMV; from the coding sequence ATGGCACCTCTAAAAGACCTTTTgaacgaagaagaagcgccAGGATACCTCTCGTCTCCACCTAGCGAGGACGAGCGCAAATACTGGGAAAGATCGAgctgcagcagcgacagcaGATCGGTCTCGGAAGCGTCGGGCTCGGAAAGCGACTCGGGCGCACTTTTAACGTGCGACTGGGACTCGTGCGGGCAGAAGTATGCGCAGCCTGAGCTGCTGTACCACCACCTGTGCCAGGACCACGTCGGGCGCAAGTCCCAGAAAAATCTCCAACTCAACTGCCGGTGGGGCCGCTGTACCACCAAAACGGTAAAGCGGGACCACATCACGTCGCACTTGCGGGTGCACGTCCCTCTCAAGCCTTTCGCGTGCTCAACGTGtaccaagaagttcaagcgcCCCCAGGACCTGAAGAAACACCTAAAGGTGCACCTGGAGGACGAATCGGTTATTCGGCGCCGCAGGGGCCCCAAaccaagcttgaaaaaggtgtACAAGGCTGCGCAGAGATCACCGGACGCACCTGTGCTGCCCTCCATCTCgtttgagaagtttttggccgACGAAATGCCGCACTACAAGCCTTACTACACTCCACAGCTGGGGGAACGCCTGCAAACGGTCTTGCCGCCCCCATCCTCCGTGATATCGGCTCCTGGCGAAGTCAGTGCGGCCGGCACCCCAACCTTCAGCAGGTCGCCATGTTCCAATCCACAGGACCTGCGGGCCGCCGCGGGTTTCTTCTCCACCCTGTCTCAGGACATGCACAGGAGATTGCCTCGCTTGCCTCACTTGAACTCTGTGGTGCCCCCTGCTCCGGTATCTCCTCTGACAGCCGCGTCAGCTCCCTCGAGATACCCACCGGTTCTACAGCTGCCTCCAATCCATGCCAGCGTACCATACCCTAACGTGCCATACGTGTCTTCAAGAGTGGACACGTCCGCGCGTCTCCCTCACTTCAACCGCGCTGAAACTTACAGTCTTCACCAAAAGAACTCGGGCGACCAGCAAGGTAACGAAACGCAAGAACAGATTGAGGAGCTGATGTCAAAGCTTGCCCTAGAATCCGAAGAGATCGACATGGCTGATATACTCCTGAAAGTCAACACTATCAGAGACTACTTGATGTGCGCTCTGTTGGAGGAAGAGTACGAAGATGAACAAGACCCATCAGATTTTGCCCCCAGTGGCACTTCCAGCGAGACAGCGAACCAGGGGGCTCCAGTTGAACCACGGCCATTGTCCAAGTATCCCACAGTCATGGTTTAG
- the GRC3 gene encoding polynucleotide 5'-hydroxyl-kinase (similar to uniprot|Q9P4W6 Saccharomyces cerevisiae YLL035W GRC3 Protein of unknown function required for cell growth and possibly involved in rRNA processing mRNA is cell cycle regulated): MVNGVQSTFGPSYDKNDDDDSSDASSITATLNDEALPSAGSDSEYFEDEEHDEVNGGIENGYKWETFKAVSGVNYFPLNDGAGTVLIGLKQGQEVMISGSYRLQIAKGGIKYNDIHYNASWRSISIWHPTCSSMSPILSSYYADWNERTFIPVEASKTSLKHEDFECILKVSSRCSGLLKIAELNPAFKDLWIPQDYRPEEGVFAKPSFCVISKDTVRDTTNIAALKISERWHTSLSDLTLFHKNSPHDMRVVVLGGKNSGKSTFLRLLAQRLLHTGRQEDDFLYFLDIDPGQSEFSRPDCISLSKLGSNFELGNHLGQAEAEQVLEYYVGTSSPHVFPTKYLSDVSRLIDSFSEENSMGSALLNVPGWIKGFGVQIMNDVINRFKPTHVVFIDSNSRSEAFLNELQIESTFSTPQREEYEPCIYKIDGYHGSPTSGIHSRLHAPHLRLFRLLAHFHKVENTRSLISYDFTPLVRRAPLQVSFSPGPIKAFDIVDFNDAVSDEVFKDIMDGSIVGMFCFEGECETHKDGKFPILKRECLEESFVSLGLIHSVDTENSCINIYIPESTVGSVRGRKNSTWLIRRCKTATPICELFPSSKELSTFKSSGLPFLSFHKQAKYEFIWKVRRNILRRGHQNR; the protein is encoded by the exons ATGGTAAACG GTGTTCAATCGACATTTGGGCCCAGCTATGACAAGAATGACGACGATGATTCCTCGGATGCTTCCAGCATAACAGCTACATTGAATGATGAGGCTCTTCCTTCCGCAGGCTCAGACAGCGAATatttcgaagatgaagaacaCGACGAGGTTAATGGGGGAATAGAAAACGGCTACAAGTGGGAAACATTTAAAGCTGTCTCCGGGGTAAATTATTTTCCTTTGAATGACGGGGCGGGGACAGTCCTGATTGGTTTGAAGCAGGGTCAAGAAGTTATGATCAGCGGAAGCTACAGACTGCAAATAGCGAAAGGCGGTATAAAGTACAACGATATTCACTACAACGCGTCATGGAGGAGCATATCAATATGGCACCCAACATGCTCTTCGATGTCGCCGATATTAAGTTCATATTATGCAGATTGGAACGAGCGGACGTTTATACCGGTTGAGGCTTCCAAGACCTCACTGAAGCATGAAGACTTCGAATGTATCCTGAAAGTCTCTAGTCGCTGCTCCgggcttctcaaaattgCTGAGCTAAATCCAGCTTTCAAGGACCTTTGGATTCCTCAGGACTACAGGCCAGAAGAGGGTGTCTTCGCCAAACCCTCATTTTGCGTTATCAGCAAAGATACAGTTAGAGATACCACAAATATTGCAGCTCTCAAGATCTCCGAACGTTGGCACACAAGCCTCTCAGATCTCACCCTTTTCCACAAAAACAGTCCACATGACATGCGCGTCGTGGTCTTAGGAGGGAAAAACTCCGGAAAATCTACATTTCTACGTCTTCTGGCCCAGAGGTTGCTTCATACCGGTAGGCAAGAAGACGATTTCCTTTATTTCCTTGATATAGATCCTGGCCAATCCGAGTTTTCGAGGCCTGACTGCATCTCTCTGAGCAAATTGGGAAGTAATTTTGAGTTGGGTAACCATCTTGGACAAGCCGAGGCCGAACAAGTTTTAGAGTATTACGTCGGTACAAGCTCTCCGCACGTTTTCCCCACCAAGTATCTTTCGGATGTGAGCCGGCTGATTGACTCGTTCAGTGAAGAAAATTCCATGGGTTCTGCGCTCCTTAACGTCCCTGGTTGGATTAAAGGGTTCGGTGTGCAAATAATGAATGATGTGATAAACCGTTTTAAACCCACACACGTCGTCTTCATAGACTCCAATTCCAGAAGTGAGGCTTTCTTAAATGAGCTACAAATCGAGTCTACATTTTCAACCCCTCAAAGGGAAGAGTATGAGCCATGTATTTACAAAATCGATGGATACCATGGTTCACCTACTTCTGGGATACACAGTAGGCTTCATGCTCCTCATTTAAGGCTTTTCAGACTGTTGGCTCACTTTCACAAGGTTGAAAATACTAGATCACTTATAAGTTACGATTTTACGCCGTTAGTTCGCAGAGCTCCGCTCCAAGTTTCGTTCAGCCCCGGGCCGATCAAAGCATTTGATATTGTGGATTTTAACGATGCGGTTTCCGAtgaagtcttcaaagatATCATGGATGGAAGTATTGTTGGaatgttttgttttgaaggcgAGTGTGAAACACATAAGGATGGCAAATTTCCGATTTTAAAACGGGAATGTTTGGAAGAGTCTTTTGTTTCGTTGGGCTTGATCCATTCAGTCGACACTGAGAATTCATGTATTAACATTTACATTCCAGAGTCAACTGTGGGAAGCGTTAGGGGTAGAAAAAACTCAACATGGCTAATCAGAAGATGCAAAACGGCTACGCCTATATGCGAGCTTTTTCCTTCAAGCAAAGAGCTTTCCACTTTCAAATCCTCGGGGCTTCCatttctttccttccaCAAACAGGCAAAATATGAATTCATTTGGAAAGTACGAAGAAACATTCTTAGAAGAGGCCATCAAAATAGATAA